The DNA sequence AGAATTGCAAGTGCGATTCCTAAATCAATGCCGCTTTCCTTTATTTTAAATCCACCCCCCACTTTGAAAAAAATGTCTTGCGCATTTAGATTGATGCGCAAATATTTTTCTAAAATCGCAGCCATCAAAACCACCTGTTTTTGATCTGCTCCAGAAACAACGCGTTGCGGAATACCAAATTTAGTAGGAACTAAAAGTGCTTGCAGCTCTAGAAGCAACGGGCGTGATCCTTCTAGATAACTAATCAGCGCAGAACCAGGAGAATACGATGCTTCTTCAAGCAATTGTTGATTAATATTGGTTACTTCCTGCAGTCCATTTTCATGCATTTCAAAAAACCCTAGCTCGCCGATAGAGCCGAAACGGTTTTTAACCGCACGCAAAATGCGTGTTTGCCAGCGATCTTCTCCTTGCAAATAAAAGACAGCATCCACCATATGCTCAAGCATTTTGGGGCCGGCGATTGTGCCTTCCTTGGTGATGTGTCCCGTCAAAATAACGGCGCATTTATTTTCTTTTGCCAGACGCATGAGGCGAAATCCTGATTCGCGTAATTGCCCAATACTTCCCGGAAGCACTTGGCTATCGGCTGAATAACAATTTTGAATCGAATCGATAATTACAATATCGGGTTTATGTTGCTCGCTGAGCTCAATGATCGATTCTAGCTGCGCATGATCGGAACACATTAATTGCGCATTAAGGCAGTTAAGGCGCTCTGCACGCAAACGAACTTGTTCCAGTGATTCTTCTGATGATATGTAAATTACTCGATGTTTATTTGCAAGAGCGTGTGCAATTTGTAGCAAGAGGGTCGATTTTCCGATGCCAGGATCTCCCGTGAGGATAAGAAACGATCCGGGCATAATCCCGCCGCCAAGTACACGATCCCATTCGCCAATGCCCGAATTCATGCGTTCTTGAAATTCGAGTGAAACTTGATCGAGCGAGGTGAGTTTTGCTGTGGATTTAACAAAGAGGGCTTCTTTTGCAGTAAAAGATGGCTTTATTTCAGTAATCGAATCCCATTCTTTGCACGATGGGCAACATCCAACCCATTTGGGAGGGCGGTAGCCGCAACTTGCGCAATTAAATTCTATTTTTTGTTTTGCCATTTTTATTTCGCAATCGATTATTTTTGATAAGAAGCTTATGTTTTATCGGGTCCCCACAAAAGCTTTAGCTTTTTGGGGTTCTAGTACGGCGGCTGTTCATCGATGCTATGACAATCACGGCAGCGCGCTTGATAATTTTCTTGTGCACCGATGACGACAAGAGGATCATTGTATTGTGCAGGTTTTCCATCTACAAGTCGTTGAGTGAAATGTGCTTCGCATCCGCAATCCATGCAAATTGCTTTGAGTTTGGTCACATGATCGGCAATTGCAAGCAAAATTGGCATGCATCCAAAGGGACGACGTTTGAAATCAAGATCGAGACCCGCAACAATAACCCGTTTACCTTCATCAACAAGTTTACATACTACATTAACCATTTCGATCGGAAAAAATTGTACTTCGTCTATAGCAATTACTTTTGTTGATGCAGGAATGACATCCAACATTTTTGCGGGATGATCAATCGGTGTTCCTGGTACACGCGAGCCATCGTGCGATGCGATGTGCTCAATGGTTGTTCGATTGTCAAACTGATGTTTAAAAACCGCTATTGAAAGTTTTGCATACTGCGCGCGCTTGATGCGGCGTATGAGTTCTTCAGATTTTCCTGAAAACATTGGGCCGCAAATAACTTCTAACGTCCCTTTCGTTTCGTGACTTTTATATGGTGTCATAGCATAATGCTTTCGTATTGAAAAAAATTTAACTTTTTTTATTAGAGTAATTTTTTTTTTGCGTTAAGATAAGTACCAATTTTTTTTAGTTTGAATTTAAGGGGCTCGCATGAGTATCGTGATCGGTAAACAATTATTCGCTTCGCATGAATGGCATACGATCGAAGCGCGCTACTTTTCCGGCAAAGCGGAAGCAGATTATATTGCGGTTGAGCAATCATTAGAACTGCAAGGTGAAGTTCCGCTTGTCGGCGCAAAAAATGCGGTTCTCGTTATTATGGCCTCACTTATTCTTGCAGAGGGAAAATCGGTTCTCAAAAATGTTCCGTGTTCTGCAGATGTTATTCAAATGGTTAGCTTGCTTGAAGAGCTTGGAGCGGAGGTTATTTTTTACCCTGAACTAAATGTGCTTGAAGTTGATACAAGTTTCATTCGCACTTTTCAAGTGCCTGCCGCAATTATGAAAAAAATGAGAGCTTCTGTTTTGGTGATGGGGCCATTGCTTGCTCGTTTTGGCCGTGCAGATATTGCGCTTCCTGGAGGCTGCTTAATTGGAGCCCGGCCGATCGATTATCATTTGAAAAATTTCGCAAAAATGGGAGTGCAGCTAGAAGTTGAAGGTGAATATCTGCGTGCGCATGTTTCTCATCTAAAAGCTGCAACGCTTGTTCTTGATTATCCAAGTGTTGGCGCGACAGAAAATCTTTTAATGCTTGCAGCGCTTGTTCCTGGAACAACGCGCATTATTAACGCAGCGCTCGAGCCTGAAGTAAACGATCTCATTTCAATTCTGCGTTCGATGGGAGCACGTATCACCGTTCATGCGCCTGCAACTATTGAAATTGAGGGTGTTTCGCAATTGCGCCCGGTTGAACATACGGTTATTCCTGATCGCCTTGAAGCGGGGAGTTTGCTTCTTGCTGCAGCAATTGCGGGCGGCTCAATTAATTTGCCGCAAGCGGTTGCTCCCGATATGGAAGTCTTTTTACTCAAATTGCAGGAAATGGGGCATCATATTCAGGTTGGCAAAGGTGGGATTGGCATCTCGCTGGTTGCAACGCGCCACCCGCAGGCTGTTTCATTTAGAACTTCTCCTTATCCAGGATTTCCTACCGATTTGCAAGCGCCAATGATGGCGGCACTTTGCTTGGCACAAGGTAAAAGTGAAGTACATGAAACAGTCTATGAAAACCGTTTTCTTCATGTGCGCGAACTTCAAAAAATGGGCGCGCAAATTGCAGTAAATGGCGATCGTGCTTTAATCACAGGCGTTGAAGAGCTTTATGGAACAAGCGTTATTGCATCAGATATTCGTGCATCGTGTGCATTGGTGGTTGCAGGGCTTGCTGCAAAAGGATCAACCATGATTACCGGAATTCACCATTGGCGAAGAGGGTATCAGGCTCTTGAGAAAAAATTAGTAACGCTCGGCGCAAAAATTGCGTTAATGAGCAGTGGAGAA is a window from the Candidatus Babeliales bacterium genome containing:
- the radA gene encoding DNA repair protein RadA; the protein is MAKQKIEFNCASCGYRPPKWVGCCPSCKEWDSITEIKPSFTAKEALFVKSTAKLTSLDQVSLEFQERMNSGIGEWDRVLGGGIMPGSFLILTGDPGIGKSTLLLQIAHALANKHRVIYISSEESLEQVRLRAERLNCLNAQLMCSDHAQLESIIELSEQHKPDIVIIDSIQNCYSADSQVLPGSIGQLRESGFRLMRLAKENKCAVILTGHITKEGTIAGPKMLEHMVDAVFYLQGEDRWQTRILRAVKNRFGSIGELGFFEMHENGLQEVTNINQQLLEEASYSPGSALISYLEGSRPLLLELQALLVPTKFGIPQRVVSGADQKQVVLMAAILEKYLRINLNAQDIFFKVGGGFKIKESGIDLGIALAILSSYFQKPLPEKSIILGEINLTGQIKPINQIAMHLNEAHKFGIQTLIVARSQKVDIPFKSIIRLDSVYQLVELFND
- a CDS encoding thymidine kinase, coding for MTPYKSHETKGTLEVICGPMFSGKSEELIRRIKRAQYAKLSIAVFKHQFDNRTTIEHIASHDGSRVPGTPIDHPAKMLDVIPASTKVIAIDEVQFFPIEMVNVVCKLVDEGKRVIVAGLDLDFKRRPFGCMPILLAIADHVTKLKAICMDCGCEAHFTQRLVDGKPAQYNDPLVVIGAQENYQARCRDCHSIDEQPPY
- the murA gene encoding UDP-N-acetylglucosamine 1-carboxyvinyltransferase, which translates into the protein MSIVIGKQLFASHEWHTIEARYFSGKAEADYIAVEQSLELQGEVPLVGAKNAVLVIMASLILAEGKSVLKNVPCSADVIQMVSLLEELGAEVIFYPELNVLEVDTSFIRTFQVPAAIMKKMRASVLVMGPLLARFGRADIALPGGCLIGARPIDYHLKNFAKMGVQLEVEGEYLRAHVSHLKAATLVLDYPSVGATENLLMLAALVPGTTRIINAALEPEVNDLISILRSMGARITVHAPATIEIEGVSQLRPVEHTVIPDRLEAGSLLLAAAIAGGSINLPQAVAPDMEVFLLKLQEMGHHIQVGKGGIGISLVATRHPQAVSFRTSPYPGFPTDLQAPMMAALCLAQGKSEVHETVYENRFLHVRELQKMGAQIAVNGDRALITGVEELYGTSVIASDIRASCALVVAGLAAKGSTMITGIHHWRRGYQALEKKLVTLGAKIALMSSGE